From Daphnia pulicaria isolate SC F1-1A chromosome 4, SC_F0-13Bv2, whole genome shotgun sequence, one genomic window encodes:
- the LOC124337821 gene encoding uncharacterized protein LOC124337821, with amino-acid sequence MFKDDTLMGYAPVPITTVLTDPGPNQATVEDDTLIDSVPVPVTSALPDPGSSQATVEDDTIMVSVPVPVTYALPDPGSSQAIVEDDTLIDSVPVPVTSTTD; translated from the exons ATGTTTAAAGACGACACTCTGATGGGTTATGCTCCTGTGCCTATAACTACTGTTCTAACAG ATCCTGGGCCAAACCAAGCCACTGTTGAAGACGACACTCTGATTGATTCAGTTCCTGTGCCTGTCACTTCTGCCCTTCCTG atccTGGGTCAAGCCAAGCCACTGTTGAAGACGACACTATCATGGTTTCAGTTCCTGTGCCTGTCACTTATGCTCTTCCTG atCCTGGGTCAAGCCAAGCGATTGTTGAAGACGACACTCTGATTGATTCAGTTCCTGTGCCTGTCACTTCTACCACAGACTAA
- the LOC124337931 gene encoding E3 ubiquitin-protein ligase rnf213-alpha-like: MSKNDPRKAADLIIYLVYAFRFHQRNIFLENVFGKNKSETKNMTEVSRIIGEMLYEQAHGASIGSGAIALNDALCENLFALYVCVLNGIFLIIVGRPGSSKSLSVEILKLVLSPGNHTLRHSLGDLPAITELYFQCSPM; this comes from the exons ATGTCCAAAAATGATCCGAGAAAAGCCGCCGATTTGATCATCTATCTGGTCTACGCATTTCGGTTTCACCAACGCAATATTTTTTTGGAGAATgtctttggaaaaaataaatccgaAACCAAGAATATGACGGAAGTGTCCAGAATTATCGGCGAAATGTTGTACGAGCAGGCGCACGGAGCTTCCATTGGTTCCGGTGCCATTGCATTGAACGACGCCCTTTGTGAGAATCTTTTTGCCTTGTACGTTTGCGTACTAAAtg gaattttcttgattattGTCGGACGCCCTGGATCATCGAAATCTTTGTCAGTGGAAATCCTCAAGCTGGTTCTATCTCCTGGCAACCACACACTCCGGCACAGTTTAGGAGATTTGCCGGCCATCACTGAACTTTATTTCCAGTGTTCTCCGATGTAA